In Candidatus Ancaeobacter aquaticus, one DNA window encodes the following:
- a CDS encoding chemotaxis protein CheW has translation MSVRRGNNMVLVTFKLADKEYVLDIGQVCEIIRMREIISIPDSADFVEGVMNLRGKVIPLISLRKKFGLGHLDSNRLSRIIISQLKNGHFMGVVVDAVSDVITLHTSDITPPDDVLKKAKYLIGVGRIEKRLILIADIEKLLTAREITGIKEVHGRVEIKRRQKD, from the coding sequence ATGTCTGTACGTAGAGGAAATAATATGGTTCTTGTTACATTCAAACTCGCTGACAAGGAATATGTCCTTGATATAGGCCAGGTCTGCGAGATAATCAGAATGAGAGAAATTATTTCTATTCCTGATTCCGCTGATTTTGTTGAGGGAGTAATGAATCTGCGCGGCAAAGTCATTCCCCTGATCAGCTTGAGAAAGAAATTCGGTCTTGGGCATTTAGATTCCAACCGTTTGAGCCGTATCATAATATCGCAGCTAAAAAACGGCCATTTTATGGGGGTCGTTGTTGACGCTGTATCTGATGTAATAACGCTTCACACTTCTGACATCACCCCTCCGGATGACGTTTTAAAAAAGGCAAAATATCTCATAGGTGTAGGGAGGATTGAAAAAAGACTGATTCTTATCGCGGATATTGAAAAGCTCCTTACAGCGCGTGAAATAACAGGGATTAAAGAGGTGCATGGAAGGGTCGAGATTAAGAGAAGACAGAAGGACTAA
- a CDS encoding chemotaxis protein CheW, whose amino-acid sequence MAGKKDKIIIEVNEEELSGVEEKEKIRVVSFSLGGQYYCIDIKQAKEAVRLSRITKVPNVPEFIAGVMNLRGEIITLIDLRYFVGITRLKRAEGAKLIVTDAGGSSVGILVDTIEETLNVDCDLIEPPLVTLRGDLAVYTKGEIQLDGKILVLLDMEKILDCEEITRLQTED is encoded by the coding sequence ATGGCCGGTAAAAAAGACAAGATAATAATCGAAGTAAATGAAGAAGAGCTTTCCGGCGTGGAAGAAAAAGAAAAGATAAGGGTCGTATCATTTTCTTTAGGCGGCCAGTATTATTGTATAGATATAAAGCAGGCCAAAGAAGCGGTAAGGCTTAGCCGGATAACAAAGGTCCCTAATGTGCCGGAATTTATTGCGGGAGTAATGAATCTTCGCGGCGAGATAATTACGTTAATTGATTTAAGATATTTTGTCGGTATAACCAGGCTCAAACGGGCTGAAGGTGCGAAGCTCATTGTAACTGATGCGGGAGGTTCTTCAGTAGGTATTTTAGTCGATACAATAGAAGAGACTCTTAATGTCGATTGTGATCTCATTGAGCCTCCGCTGGTAACGCTGAGGGGTGACCTTGCGGTATATACAAAGGGAGAGATCCAGCTCGATGGTAAGATACTGGTCCTTTTGGATATGGAGAAAATCCTGGATTGCGAAGAAATAACGCGGCTGCAAACAGAAGATTAG